A genomic stretch from Ictalurus punctatus breed USDA103 chromosome 2, Coco_2.0, whole genome shotgun sequence includes:
- the LOC108275389 gene encoding trace amine-associated receptor 13c-like has translation MLDAPNSSLLEAADLREYCYPESNVSCVKISQNVVARTVLYSLLVFATVITILGNSMVIISIAHFKQLHTPTNILVMSLALVDLLLGLTVMPFSMVRSVDGCWYFSEEFCFWHSSFDFLFTGASIFHLIFIAVDRYQAVCHPLQYPTRVTKRVAWLMAALSWTIAAGYSYSLLLTKANVENLDDYAASINCLGSCIFLINALCAVLSTFIGLILPCSFMICLYAQIYLISTRHAIKIGATKQSRHNRTIKVSQRVKHENKAAKTLGIVVSAFHFCWMPYFITSVVDPFLNFTTPPSLYEVFVWLGYINSTLNPIIYGLFYPWFRKALYLILTLKIFARNSSDIKVYAT, from the coding sequence ATGCTCGACGCTCCAAATTCATCTTTATTAGAAGCAGCAGATTTGAGAGAGTACTGTTATCCTGAATCAAATGTCTCCTGTGTGAAAATTTCTCAAAATGTAGTGGCTAGAACCGTGCTATATTCATTACTGGTGTTTGCAACAGTTATTACAATTCTAGGGAACTCAATGGTCATCATTTCTATAGCTCATTTCAAACAACTTCACACACCTACAAACATATTGGTGATGTCTTTGGCTCTGGTGGATCTGCTTCTGGGACTCACAGTCATGCCGTTCAGCATGGTCAGGTCTGTGGATGGCTGCTGGTACTTCAGCGAAGAATTTTGCTTTTGGCATTCTAGTTTTGACTTCTTGTTCACCGGTGCATCAATTTTCCACCTGATTTTTATAGCTGTAGATCGTTATCAAGCTGTGTGCCATCCGCTTCAGTATCCTACAAGAGTGACTAAACGTGTTGCGTGGCTTATGGCAGCTTTGAGTTGGACTATAGCTGCAGGGTATTCTTACAGTCTACTGTTAACAAAAGCAAATGTGGAAAACCTGGATGACTACGCTGCATCTATAAACTGTTTGGGAAGCTGTATTTTTTTGATCAATGCACTATGTGCTGTTTTAAGCACATTTATAGGTTTAATTTTGCCATGCTCCTTCATGATTTGTCTGTATGctcaaatatatttaatttccaCAAGGCATGCAATTAAAATTGGGGCCACAAAACAAAGCAGACACAACAGAACCATAAAGGTTTCACAAAGGGTAAAACATGAGAACAAAGCAGCAAAAACCCTTGGAATCGTTGTAAGTGCATTCCATTTCTGTTGGATGCCATATTTCATTACATCTGTTGTTGATCCTTTTTTGAACTTTACCACCCCTCCTAGTCTTTATGAAGTGTTTGTGTGGTTGGGTTACATTAATTCAACTTTAAACCCCATCATATATGGTCTTTTCTATCCATGGTTCAGAAAAGCACTGTACCTCATTCTTACACTGAAAATATTTGCTCGTAACTCCTCTGACATAAAGGTTTATGCAACCTga